The Thermus tengchongensis genome segment AGGGCCCGGCGCACCCTCACCGCCGCCCCCAGGAGCACATAGGCCAGGAAGAGGACCAAGAAAACGTTGAAGAGCACCACCGCCCAGCCCCAAGGCACCCCCCGGGCCTCCCCGCCCAGGATGAGGACGCTGGCCAAGGCCCCAGGTCCGGCGATGAGGGGAATGGCCAGGGGGAAAACGGAGATGTCCGCCCGCTCCCGGGCCTCATCCTTCTCCTCCTCCGTTTCCCGCTCGTGGTGGGCGAAGACCATCTCGGTGGCGATGCGGAAAAGCAGGATCCCCCCGGCGATGCGCAGGGCATCCAAGCTGATGCCCAGGTACTCCAGAAGCCCCCGGCCGAAAAAGAAGAAGGAAACCAGAAGCCCCCCTGCCACCAGCACCGCTTTCCTAGCGATCTGGGCCTGCTTCTTGGGGGGACGGTCCCCGGCCAAGGCTAAAAACACCGGCACCAGCCCCACCGGGTCCATGACCACGAAGAGGGTGAGGAAGGATTTGAGGAAAAGCTCCAGCACAAAGGCCTAAAGGCGCATCTTCCCCGCCACGAGGAGTTCCCCGAACTCCTCCTCCAGGGCCCTCGCCCCTTCCTCGGTCCGGGCCACCACCAGGATGGTATCCTCCCCCGCCAAGGTGCCCACGATCTCGTCCCGCTTGAGGCGGTCCATCAAAAGGGCGATGCCGGAGGCGTGGCCCTCCGCCGTCTTTACCACCAGGATATTCCCCCCCCGGTCCACGTCCTTGACGAAGAGGCCAAACTGCCGCTTCAGTTCCTCGTAAACGTCCTCGGGAAGCTCCATGGAGGGCAGGGCGTACTTGTGCCGCCCCTTGCCCAGGGAAACCCGGGCCAGTCTCAGCTCGGCGATGTCCCGGCTCACCGTGGCCTGGGTCACCTCAAAACCCAGCTGCTTCAGACGCTCCACCAGCTCCTTCTGCGTGCCGATCTCCTCCCGGCTCACGATCTCCTGAATGGCGCGGTGCCGCTCCGCTTTGCTTCGCATAGACACCCCTCTAACCCTTCCAGAACTCTTTAACCAAGTCCAGTATACGGTCGGCCACCTGCCGCTTTTTCATGCGGGGGAGTTCCAGCACCCGGCCATCCCGGAGGAGGAGGACCACCTCGTTTTCGAGGCTGCCGAAGCCCACTCCCTCCCGGTTCACCCAGTTGAGGACAATGAGGTCCAGGTTCTTGCGGAGAAGCTTCTCCTTGGCCCGCGCCAATCCCTCCCCGGTTTCCATGGCAAAGCCCACCAGGACCCTCGGTCCCTTGTTCTCCCCTAGCTCCTTGAGGATGTCGGGGTTGGGAAGAAGGCGGAGGACCTTCTCCGCCGCCACCTTGGGCTCCTTCTCCCGGCTCACCTCCGCCGGGCGGTAATCGGCCACCGCCGCCGCCATCACCACCGCCTGGGCCCAGGAATAGCGCCTCAGAATGGCCTCTCGCATCTCCAAGGCGCTTTCCACCCGAACCACCTCCACCCCCCAAGGGGCGGGCAGGGTCGTGGGCCCGGAAACCAGCACCACCTCCGCCCCCCGGTCCCGGGCGGCCTCGGCCAGGGCGTAGCCCATGCGGCCCGAGGAGGGGTTGGAAAGAAAGCGCACCGGATCCAGGTACTCCCGGGTGGGGCCGGCGGATACCAGAAGCTTAAGGCCCTTAAGGTCCTTGGGCGTGAGGAGGGCCTGAAGCCTCTCCAAAAGCTCCTCTGGCTCCAGCATCCGTCCCCATCCTTCCCCTTCCCCCACCGCCGCCAAAGGCCCGTAGGCGGGACCGAAAAGGGCATGGCCCATGGCCTCGAGGGTCCGGACATGCTCCTGGGTCTTGGGGGCAAGCCACATGGCCTCGTTCATGGCCGGGGCCCAGGCCACCCGCTTGGCCCCGGCGAGAAGCGTGGCGGAAAGGAGGTCGTCGGCCAGGCCCAAGGCGGCCTTGGCCATGGCGTCCGCGGTGGCCGGAGCCACCAGGACCACCTCGGCCCACCGGGCGAGCTCTATGTGTAAGGCCCGGCCATCCGGCCTGAACCAGGCCTCCTCCGTGGCCACCTCCCCTCCAGCAGCCACCGCCAGGGAAAGGGGGGTGATGAACTCCAGGGCCCTGGGGGTGGCCAGGACCCGCACCTCGTGGCCCTGGGCCCTGAGGAGGCGGAGGAGGTGGGGGGCCTTGATGGCCGCCACCCCCCCCGTCACCGCCACCAGGACCCGGGCCACCTACTCCTCCTCTTCCACCGGGTAAAGGCGTTCCATCTCCCGCTGCAGCCGGTCCTCGGGCACCAGGTTCTCCCCGAAGACCAGCCGCCCCATGAGGAGCTCCTTCATGGCCCAGGTGACGGGGTTGGGGTCGTCAAAGAGGCCCTCGAGGGTCCGCATCTTGGGCCTCTCCTCCGGCTCCAGGGCCGTGTTCTTGAAGCGGTGGCGGAGAAGCTGCTCTGCCCGCTTGGCCACCACCACGGTAAGCCGGTACTTGGAATCCACCATGCCAAAAAGCTTGTCAATCCCGGGTTCCGCCATAACTCCTCCGCAGAATCTCGTCCAGCTCCGCTTCCAGGTCCTTATCCCGCTTAAGGGCCTTCTCCAAGGCAGCGCCCATCCTGGGGGTACGCCGCCTCTCGGCGGTAAGGATGGCCAGGAAGTCGGCCACCGCCTCCTCCAGCACATCGTTCACGATCACATAGTCAAAGAGGTGGGCGTTTCGTATCTCCCACTCCGCCTGCTTCAGCCGCTTTTCTATCTTCTCAGGGGCGTCCTTGCCCCGGTAGACCAAACGCCGCTTCAGCTCAGAAAGGGAAGGGGGCAGGAGGAAGATGAGGACCGCCTCCGGTACCTTCTTGCGCACCTGCAGGGCTCCCTGGACCTCGATCTCCAGGAGGACATCCTCCCCCCGGGCCAGAGCCCGCTCCACCGGAGCCTTGGGGGTACCGTAGAGGTGCCCCACGTACTCGGCATGCTCCAAGAATCCATCCTCCCGCAACAGGAGCTCAAAGGTGGCCCTGTCCACAAAGTAGTAGTCCACCCCATCCCGTTCCCCGGGACGCGGGGGACGGGTGGTCATAGAGACGGAGTAGAAGAGGCGGGTGCGCTCCAGCACCTTAGCCCGCACCGTACCCTTCCCCACCCCGCTGGCCCCGGTCATGACGAAAAGGCGGCCCCCCATACCCCTCACCCCGGGAGGATACCAGAACCCTGGGTCCGGGAACAAGGATTTTTGTGATCTAGGCACCCTTCGCCCGTGGTACACTTGGGCCCGTGGCCTGGTACGAGGGCGCTTTCTTCTATCAGATCTTTCCCGACCGTTACTTCCGGGCAGGCCCCCCGGGCAAGCCCGCCCCCAGCGGTCCCTTCGAACCCTGGGAAGCCCCGCCCTCCCTTAGGGGCTTCAAGGGGGGCACCCTCTGGGGCATAGCGGAGAAAATCCCCTACCTTAAGGACTTGGGGGTGGAAGCCCTTTACCTGAACCCCATCTTCGCCTCCACCGCCAATCACCGATACCACACCACGGACTATTTCCAGGTGGATCCCCTCCTGGGGGGGAACGTGGCTCTAAGGCACCTTCTGGAAGTCGCCCATGCCCACGGCATTCGCGTCATCCTGGACGGGGTTTTCAACCACACGGGAAGGGGGTTTTTCGCCTTCCAGCACCTTTTGGAAAACGGGGAGGCGAGCCCTTATCGGGACTGGTACCACGTAAAGGGCTTCCCCCTAAACCCCTACGGGCGGAACCCCAACTACGAGGCCTGGTGGGGCAACCCCGAGCTCCCCAAGCTCCGGGTGGAAACCCCGGCGGTGCGGGAGTACCTCCTGGAGGTGGCGGAGTACTGGATCCGCTTCGGCGCGGATGGCTGGCGGCTGGACGTGCCCAACGAGATCGAGGACCCCGAGTTCTGGCGGGCTTTCCGCCGCCGGGTCAAGGGGGCCAACCCCGAGGCCTACATCGTGGGGGAAATCTGGGAGGAGGCCGACTTCTGGCTCCAGGGGGACATGTTTGACGCCACCATGAACTACCCCTTGAGCCGGGCCATCCTGGGCTTCGTGGGAGGGGAGGTCCTGGACCAGGAGCTGGCCGCCCGCTCGGGCCTGGGGCGCATCGAACCCCTGCAGGCCCTGGCCTTCAGCCACCGGCTGGAGAACCTCTTCACCCGGTACCGGCCTGAGGTGGTGCGGGCCCAGATGAACCTCCTCACCTCCCACGACACCCCCCGCCTCCTCACCCTCCTTAGGGGAAGCGTGGAGCGGGCTAAGCTGGCCCTTTCCCTGCTTTTCCTCCTGCCGGGAAACCCCACGGTGTACTACGGGGAGGAGATCGGCATGGAGGGCGGCCACGACCCGGAAAACCGCGGGGGCATGGTGTGGGAGGAAGGCCGCTGGAGGCGGGAGATCCGGGAGAGCGTGCGGCGGATGGCCCGCCTGCGCCAAGAACACCCCCTCCTCCGCACCGCCCCCTACGGGCGGATCTACGCGGTGGACGGCCACCTGGCCTTCACCCGGGGGCCCTACCTGGTGGTGGTGAACGCCGCTTCCGAGCCTTTCCGCCAGGATTTTCCCCTGCATGGTGCCCTGCCTCGAGGGGCCCAGGCCGTGGACCTCCTCTCCGGAAAAACCTGCACCCCGGCAGGAGGACGCCTTTGTGGGCCCGAGCTTCCCCCTTTTTCTGTGGCCATCTGGGTGGAGGTCTAGGGCCAGGCTCCCTCAAAGCGCAGGAGCCAGGCCTTAAGCCCCTCCTGCCCGGCAAACCCCCCAAGCCGCCCGTCGGCGTGGACCACCCGGTGGGCGGGCACCAGGAGGAAGAAGGGCGAGGCCCGCAACCCCGCCCCCACCGCCCTTGGGGAGAGGCCAAGCTCCCGCGCCAGGCTTCCATAACTTTCCGTGCGCCCGTAGGGGATGCGGCGCACCCGCTCGTAAAGGGCCACCCGGGCCGGGGAAAACCCGGCGTAGTCCAGGGGAATGTCCAGAAAGTCAGGCCTTTCCCCGGCGAAGTAGGCCAGGACGTGCTCCCGCACCCTAAGGGCCAAAGCCCCCTCCGCCTCCCGCCCCCGGGGAAAGAGGGCGGGCTCCAGGAGCCGCACCCCCGCAGAGGTCGTCTCCAACCACAAGGGTCCGATAGGCGTGGGGATCAGCATAGCCAAAACCGCCTCTTCGCCACAATGGCCAATGGCCCTACTAAAGAAGCAATCTATAATGGGCGCATGGGAACACCTCGGATCTTTTCCCAGGGTTCCTCTCCTGGGCCTGAACGCCTCCTTCTGGCGCCACCCTGGGAAGCCGAGGAAACCTTGACCGCCACAGCCCTGGAGGCCTACCTAAAAGCCAAGTCCCCAGCGTGAAGGGATCCAGGCGGTCTCCACCCCGGATATCCGGCCCAGCAGCAAGTCGGAAAGGAAGGTGCCAGGGAAGTAGTGCCCCAGGACCTCCCGGTACCCGTACCCCGCCTCCGCCATGCCCTTGGCCCCCCACTGGGAGAGGCCCACCCCGTGCCCTGCCCCCCGGCCCTCCGCCCGCCAGCCCTTGAACTCCACCAAAGCCGAGGGCAGGCCCAGGTTCCGCACCAGCCGCTGGGCCTCGGGCCCTTGGATCTCCACCCCAAGGAGCCGGAGGCGCCACACCCTACCCGAAGCGCTCCGCTCCAGCACCACCGGGGAGTCGCTGCCTTGGGGCGTGTGGCCCATGGCCCGCAAAGCCGCCGCCGCCCTCTCGGGACTCACGGAAACCTGCCACTGGCTTTTGGGACCCCGGGCATAGGGGTCCGGCCTCGGCCGCAAATAGGGCAGGGCCTTCTGAAAGACCTCTTCGCTCCCCGCGGTCATACCCCCGGAGTCGGCGTGGTACAGCGCGGAAATGGCCCTTCCCTGGTAGCTTAGGACCTTCCCCCGGGTACCCCTCACCGCCTCAGTGTGCCGGGCGGTTTCCACGTCAAAACCCAGGTAGACCTGGCAGACCTCGCTGGCGCAGAGGTCGTATGGAGCCCGGGGGTTCAGCCGATTCACGGCAAAGGTGCGGGCCACCACCGCCTGGGCCTTTAAAGCCTCCTGGGGAAAGCCCTCGGGCATCTCCGCGGGGAGGACGCCGAGGAGGTAGTCCTCCAAAAGGACCAAGTTCACCAGCAAAAGCTTTCCCCCTTGGGAGAGAAGCCGTACCCCACCCCTATAGGTGCGCCCATCCAGGCGGAAATAGGGTCCGGGAAACTCCCAAAAGGGCTGGACCTTGCCCTCCACCCAGACCCCTTGGGCCTCCCCCCTGGCCCGCACGGTTCCCTGGCCCTCCGGCAGGAGGAGGGACACCTCCTGGCCCTCCGGCACCTCCTTCAGGAGCACCCTAAGGAGAAGGTCCCCTTCCTGGCCCCGGGAGGGCAGGATCCAGACCAGCAAAAGGAGGCATGCCAGAAGGGCACCCTTTAACCCATGCGTCATATATTGCCCCCATCCTACCACCTAGCCCAAAACCAAGGTGGCCCTTCCCGAGATGGGTGCCTCTCGGAGCCTGAGGAGGGCCTCGGGGTGACGCAAGGCGTACATGGCGAAGGGGTAGACCCGCTCCTGAGG includes the following:
- the rpoZ gene encoding DNA-directed RNA polymerase subunit omega, with translation MAEPGIDKLFGMVDSKYRLTVVVAKRAEQLLRHRFKNTALEPEERPKMRTLEGLFDDPNPVTWAMKELLMGRLVFGENLVPEDRLQREMERLYPVEEEE
- a CDS encoding methylated-DNA--[protein]-cysteine S-methyltransferase; translated protein: MLIPTPIGPLWLETTSAGVRLLEPALFPRGREAEGALALRVREHVLAYFAGERPDFLDIPLDYAGFSPARVALYERVRRIPYGRTESYGSLARELGLSPRAVGAGLRASPFFLLVPAHRVVHADGRLGGFAGQEGLKAWLLRFEGAWP
- the gmk gene encoding guanylate kinase, producing the protein MGGRLFVMTGASGVGKGTVRAKVLERTRLFYSVSMTTRPPRPGERDGVDYYFVDRATFELLLREDGFLEHAEYVGHLYGTPKAPVERALARGEDVLLEIEVQGALQVRKKVPEAVLIFLLPPSLSELKRRLVYRGKDAPEKIEKRLKQAEWEIRNAHLFDYVIVNDVLEEAVADFLAILTAERRRTPRMGAALEKALKRDKDLEAELDEILRRSYGGTRD
- a CDS encoding glycoside hydrolase family 13 protein produces the protein MAWYEGAFFYQIFPDRYFRAGPPGKPAPSGPFEPWEAPPSLRGFKGGTLWGIAEKIPYLKDLGVEALYLNPIFASTANHRYHTTDYFQVDPLLGGNVALRHLLEVAHAHGIRVILDGVFNHTGRGFFAFQHLLENGEASPYRDWYHVKGFPLNPYGRNPNYEAWWGNPELPKLRVETPAVREYLLEVAEYWIRFGADGWRLDVPNEIEDPEFWRAFRRRVKGANPEAYIVGEIWEEADFWLQGDMFDATMNYPLSRAILGFVGGEVLDQELAARSGLGRIEPLQALAFSHRLENLFTRYRPEVVRAQMNLLTSHDTPRLLTLLRGSVERAKLALSLLFLLPGNPTVYYGEEIGMEGGHDPENRGGMVWEEGRWRREIRESVRRMARLRQEHPLLRTAPYGRIYAVDGHLAFTRGPYLVVVNAASEPFRQDFPLHGALPRGAQAVDLLSGKTCTPAGGRLCGPELPPFSVAIWVEV
- a CDS encoding SpoIID/LytB domain-containing protein; protein product: MTHGLKGALLACLLLLVWILPSRGQEGDLLLRVLLKEVPEGQEVSLLLPEGQGTVRARGEAQGVWVEGKVQPFWEFPGPYFRLDGRTYRGGVRLLSQGGKLLLVNLVLLEDYLLGVLPAEMPEGFPQEALKAQAVVARTFAVNRLNPRAPYDLCASEVCQVYLGFDVETARHTEAVRGTRGKVLSYQGRAISALYHADSGGMTAGSEEVFQKALPYLRPRPDPYARGPKSQWQVSVSPERAAAALRAMGHTPQGSDSPVVLERSASGRVWRLRLLGVEIQGPEAQRLVRNLGLPSALVEFKGWRAEGRGAGHGVGLSQWGAKGMAEAGYGYREVLGHYFPGTFLSDLLLGRISGVETAWIPSRWGLGF
- the coaBC gene encoding bifunctional phosphopantothenoylcysteine decarboxylase/phosphopantothenate--cysteine ligase CoaBC, which produces MARVLVAVTGGVAAIKAPHLLRLLRAQGHEVRVLATPRALEFITPLSLAVAAGGEVATEEAWFRPDGRALHIELARWAEVVLVAPATADAMAKAALGLADDLLSATLLAGAKRVAWAPAMNEAMWLAPKTQEHVRTLEAMGHALFGPAYGPLAAVGEGEGWGRMLEPEELLERLQALLTPKDLKGLKLLVSAGPTREYLDPVRFLSNPSSGRMGYALAEAARDRGAEVVLVSGPTTLPAPWGVEVVRVESALEMREAILRRYSWAQAVVMAAAVADYRPAEVSREKEPKVAAEKVLRLLPNPDILKELGENKGPRVLVGFAMETGEGLARAKEKLLRKNLDLIVLNWVNREGVGFGSLENEVVLLLRDGRVLELPRMKKRQVADRILDLVKEFWKG
- a CDS encoding MarC family protein, which codes for MLELFLKSFLTLFVVMDPVGLVPVFLALAGDRPPKKQAQIARKAVLVAGGLLVSFFFFGRGLLEYLGISLDALRIAGGILLFRIATEMVFAHHERETEEEKDEARERADISVFPLAIPLIAGPGALASVLILGGEARGVPWGWAVVLFNVFLVLFLAYVLLGAAVRVRRALGRTGVNVVTRVLGILLAALAVQYVADGVKALF
- the argR gene encoding arginine repressor; this encodes MRSKAERHRAIQEIVSREEIGTQKELVERLKQLGFEVTQATVSRDIAELRLARVSLGKGRHKYALPSMELPEDVYEELKRQFGLFVKDVDRGGNILVVKTAEGHASGIALLMDRLKRDEIVGTLAGEDTILVVARTEEGARALEEEFGELLVAGKMRL